A region of Vitis vinifera cultivar Pinot Noir 40024 chromosome 15, ASM3070453v1 DNA encodes the following proteins:
- the LOC100265458 gene encoding AT-rich interactive domain-containing protein 1 isoform X2, producing MAGWSMIADGSALDCVKILKPQENGLWFVLEPGSKGIVVGGGGISELRCSFDQFLGPFLKQIRGHNSYRPLPPMLGNGQCVDLFKLFLLVKEKGGYRTVSENVLWNLVAEESGLDSGVGSALKLVYIKYLDLLDRWLDRIFKDKKSHGSLSVCGDTSGRLLMELETEFKGFLPEILDQKMKDEEYPHFDLAKSESSFSGVENLYCNDEVKSDVKVESEGGVKCVDDNDEVKSSVKLELDLNRKCVDDDEDVMILDLNEVNEEVFTRKRKREYMLGMLNWVTTIAKNPCDPSIGKLPERSKWKLTGPGELWKQVLLVREALFLQRDVDLSAEQSIWQKKQKMHPSMYEDHAGSERLRYSQRLLSGKRSRSRACSESSSSATQSDLDKSPSPCMEDHHDKQLLGICDPSIGHSVAGLCGDSHVRKRPVGPAFQATIPEWTGVVSEIDSKWLGTRVWPLDKIEHKFLIERDPIGKGRQDSCGCQFPGSIACVQFHVAEKRIRIKLELGSAFQHWQFDKMGEVVGLSWSEEEKKRFKEIVRLNPPSMGVRFWDEIFKSFSTKSREDLVSYYFNVFLLQRRADQNRLTPNNIDSDDDESEFGPLSNGFGHEAINLPSSILYAQNNPHMNFR from the exons ATGGCAGGGTGGTCGATGATTGCTGATGGGTCTGCGTTAGATTGCGTGAAAATCCTCAAGCCTCAGGAGAACGGGTTGTGGTTTGTACTGGAGCCCGGCTCAAAAGGGATTGTAGTAGGAGGGGGCGGGATCAGTGAGCTTCGATGCAGTTTCGATCAATTTTTGGGTCCATTTCTGAAGCAGATCCGTGGGCACAACAGTTATAGGCCTCTGCCTCCAATGCTTGGTAATGGGCAATGTGTGGACTTGTTCAAACTTTTCTTGCTTGTGAAGGAAAAAGGTGGATACCGTACTGTTTCTGAGAATGTGTTGTGGAATTTGGTGGCTGAAGAATCCGGGTTGGATTCTGGTGTTGGCTCAGCTCTGAAATTGGTATACATCAAGTACTTAGATCTATTGGATAGATGGTTGGATAGAATTTTTAAAGACAAGAAATCACACGGTAGTTTGAGTGTTTGTGGTGACACTTCGGGAAGGCTTTTAATGGAGTTAGAGACAGAATTTAAAGGGTTCTTACCGGAAATTTTGGATCAAAAGATGAAAGATGAGGAATACCCACATTTTGATTTGGCAAAGAGTGAGTCAAGTTTTTCGGGTGTGGAAAATTTGTATTGCAATGATGAGGTGAAGAGTGATGTGAAGGTGGAGTCAGAGGGAGGTGTGAAATGTGTTGATGATAATGATGAGGTGAAGAGTTCAGTGAAGCTTGAGTTGGATTTAAACAGAAAATGTGTTGATGACGATGAAGATGTTATGATTTTGGATTTAAATGAAGTTAATGAAGAGGTTTTTACTCGGAAGCGGAAGCGAGAATATATGTTGGGGATGCTGAATTGGGTTACCACAATTGCAAAGAATCCATGTGATCCTTCTATAGGAAAGTTGCCGGAAAGGTCAAAGTGGAAGTTGACTGGGCCAGGGGAATTGTGGAAGCAGGTTTTGTTGGTCCGAGAGGCATTGTTTCTCCAAAGGGATGTTGATTTGAGTGCTGAACAATCAATTTGGCAG AAGAAACAGAAGATGCATCCATCTATGTATGAGGATCATGCTGGATCTGAAAGATTAAGATACAGCCAGAGGCTTCTTTCTGGGAAAAGGTCTAGGTCGCGTGCTTGTTCAGAGTCATCCTCGTCAGCTACTCAAAGTGACTTGGACAAAAGTCCAAGCCCTTGCATGGAAGATCATCATGACAAACAATTGCTTGGAATTTGTGATCCCTCGATTGGACATTCAGTAGCTGGTTTGTGTGGTGATAGTCATGTACGAAAGCGCCCTGTTGGGCCAGCTTTTCAAGCAACAATACCAGAGTGGACAGGGGTGGTGTCTGAAATTGACTCTAAATGGTTGGGTACCCGGGTTTGGCCACTGGACAAAATAGAgcataaatttctaattgaaCGGGATCCTATTGGAAAGGGAAGGCAAGATTCATGTGGCTGCCAATTCCCAGGTTCCATTGCATGTGTCCAATTTCATGTAGCTGAGAAAAGGATCAGAATAAAGCTTGAATTGGGCTCAGCCTTCCAACACTGGCAATTTGATAAGATGGGTGAGGTAGTTGGACTATCTTGGTCagaggaagaaaagaagaggTTCAAGGAAATAGTGAGATTAAATCCTCCATCCATGGGTGTGCGTTTCTGGGATGAGATATTCAAGTCATTTTCTACCAAAAGCAGAGAAGATTTGGTGAGTTACTACTTCAATGTCTTTCTCCTACAGCGCAGAGCTGACCAGAATAGGCTTACTCCAAACAACATTGACAGTGATGACGATGAATCAGAATTTGGACCATTGAGTAATGGGTTTGGGCATGAAGCAATCAATTTACCAAGTTCCATCTTATATGCCCAGAACAATCCACATATGAATTTCAGGTAG
- the LOC100246487 gene encoding sphingoid long-chain bases kinase 2, mitochondrial has translation MVYHIAVAVPISMAKPSIFRSQQSMASDLSPDSTIYRPDGNSRRRDLVFVVNPRGANGRTGKEWKKLLPYLRSRLGGECNICESLTSGPCHAIDITREAIREGADAVIAVGGDGTLHEVVNGFFWAGKHVINHDQKAAPSTALGIIPLGTGSDFFRTLGWKNDSHDAIERIAKGLRSWVDVGVISGESGGSHYFINVADVHLSAKAGYYASRYKRFGNLCYVIGALQAFIGHQNQDLRIKIDDGEWEIYPQVTALCIGNAKFFGGGMKITPNADPRSGSFEVVILQDFKWYDFILNLHKLYKGTHLSVKNVSSRSVRCIEVEEIAGSGSIHVQSDGEHLGFLPRKFCILPAAIEMIS, from the exons ATGGTTTATCACATAGCAGTTGCAGTGCCAATATCAATGGCGAAACCCTCGATTTTCAGATCACAGCAATCCATGGCTTCAGATCTTTCTCCTGACAGTACGATCTACCGACCCGATGGCAACAGTCGCCGTCGCGATCTTGTCTTCGTCGTCAACCCAAGAG GTGCAAATGGCAGAACGGGTAAGGAATGGAAGAAGCTACTGCCTTACCTCAGGTCCCGCCTTGGTGGAGAATGTAAT ATATGTGAGTCCCTAACTTCAGGACCATGTCATGCAATTGACATAACAAGGGAG GCCATACGGGAGGGTGCTGATGCCGTGATTGCAGTTGGAGGGGATGGAACTCTTCATGAG GTTGTTAATGGCTTCTTCTGGGCTGGAAAACATGTCATTAATCATGATCAGAAGGCTGCCCCTTCAACTGCACTTGGT ATTATCCCCCTAGGGACTGGGTCTGATTTTTTCAGAACTCTTGGCTG GAAAAATGATTCTCATGATGCTATTGAACGCATAGCCAAAG GGCTGAGATCATGGGTAGATGTTGGTGTTATTAGTGGAGAAAGTGGTGgatctcattattttattaatgttgCTGATGTTCATTT GAGTGCAAAGGCAGGCTATTACGCTTCTAGATAcaaaagatttggaaatttgTGTTATGTCATTGGTGCATTGCAAGCCTTTATTGGACATCAGAACCAGGACCTCAGGATCAAG ATTGATGATGGTGAATGGGAAATATATCCTCAAGTAACAGCCCTTTGCATTGGCAATGCAAAATTCTTTGGTGGTGGCATGAAGATTACCCCAAATGCTGACCCTAGAAGTGGAAGTTTTGAG GTTGTGATTCTTCAGGACTTCAAATGGTATGACTTTATTTTAAACCTACACAAGCTATACAAGGGGACACATTTGTCAGTAAAAAATGTATCTTCAAGAAG TGTGCGTTGTATTGAAGTGGAGGAGATTGCGGGCAGCGGCAGTATTCATGTTCAGTCCGACGGAGAACATCTGGGCTTCCTTCCCCGGAAATTCTGTATTCTTCCTGCTGCCATTGAAATGATAAGCTAA
- the LOC100265458 gene encoding AT-rich interactive domain-containing protein 1 isoform X1, whose amino-acid sequence MCTRPRWLIGWSMIADGSALDCVKILKPQENGLWFVLEPGSKGIVVGGGGISELRCSFDQFLGPFLKQIRGHNSYRPLPPMLGNGQCVDLFKLFLLVKEKGGYRTVSENVLWNLVAEESGLDSGVGSALKLVYIKYLDLLDRWLDRIFKDKKSHGSLSVCGDTSGRLLMELETEFKGFLPEILDQKMKDEEYPHFDLAKSESSFSGVENLYCNDEVKSDVKVESEGGVKCVDDNDEVKSSVKLELDLNRKCVDDDEDVMILDLNEVNEEVFTRKRKREYMLGMLNWVTTIAKNPCDPSIGKLPERSKWKLTGPGELWKQVLLVREALFLQRDVDLSAEQSIWQKKQKMHPSMYEDHAGSERLRYSQRLLSGKRSRSRACSESSSSATQSDLDKSPSPCMEDHHDKQLLGICDPSIGHSVAGLCGDSHVRKRPVGPAFQATIPEWTGVVSEIDSKWLGTRVWPLDKIEHKFLIERDPIGKGRQDSCGCQFPGSIACVQFHVAEKRIRIKLELGSAFQHWQFDKMGEVVGLSWSEEEKKRFKEIVRLNPPSMGVRFWDEIFKSFSTKSREDLVSYYFNVFLLQRRADQNRLTPNNIDSDDDESEFGPLSNGFGHEAINLPSSILYAQNNPHMNFR is encoded by the exons ATGTGTACAAGACCCAGATGGCTAATCG GGTGGTCGATGATTGCTGATGGGTCTGCGTTAGATTGCGTGAAAATCCTCAAGCCTCAGGAGAACGGGTTGTGGTTTGTACTGGAGCCCGGCTCAAAAGGGATTGTAGTAGGAGGGGGCGGGATCAGTGAGCTTCGATGCAGTTTCGATCAATTTTTGGGTCCATTTCTGAAGCAGATCCGTGGGCACAACAGTTATAGGCCTCTGCCTCCAATGCTTGGTAATGGGCAATGTGTGGACTTGTTCAAACTTTTCTTGCTTGTGAAGGAAAAAGGTGGATACCGTACTGTTTCTGAGAATGTGTTGTGGAATTTGGTGGCTGAAGAATCCGGGTTGGATTCTGGTGTTGGCTCAGCTCTGAAATTGGTATACATCAAGTACTTAGATCTATTGGATAGATGGTTGGATAGAATTTTTAAAGACAAGAAATCACACGGTAGTTTGAGTGTTTGTGGTGACACTTCGGGAAGGCTTTTAATGGAGTTAGAGACAGAATTTAAAGGGTTCTTACCGGAAATTTTGGATCAAAAGATGAAAGATGAGGAATACCCACATTTTGATTTGGCAAAGAGTGAGTCAAGTTTTTCGGGTGTGGAAAATTTGTATTGCAATGATGAGGTGAAGAGTGATGTGAAGGTGGAGTCAGAGGGAGGTGTGAAATGTGTTGATGATAATGATGAGGTGAAGAGTTCAGTGAAGCTTGAGTTGGATTTAAACAGAAAATGTGTTGATGACGATGAAGATGTTATGATTTTGGATTTAAATGAAGTTAATGAAGAGGTTTTTACTCGGAAGCGGAAGCGAGAATATATGTTGGGGATGCTGAATTGGGTTACCACAATTGCAAAGAATCCATGTGATCCTTCTATAGGAAAGTTGCCGGAAAGGTCAAAGTGGAAGTTGACTGGGCCAGGGGAATTGTGGAAGCAGGTTTTGTTGGTCCGAGAGGCATTGTTTCTCCAAAGGGATGTTGATTTGAGTGCTGAACAATCAATTTGGCAG AAGAAACAGAAGATGCATCCATCTATGTATGAGGATCATGCTGGATCTGAAAGATTAAGATACAGCCAGAGGCTTCTTTCTGGGAAAAGGTCTAGGTCGCGTGCTTGTTCAGAGTCATCCTCGTCAGCTACTCAAAGTGACTTGGACAAAAGTCCAAGCCCTTGCATGGAAGATCATCATGACAAACAATTGCTTGGAATTTGTGATCCCTCGATTGGACATTCAGTAGCTGGTTTGTGTGGTGATAGTCATGTACGAAAGCGCCCTGTTGGGCCAGCTTTTCAAGCAACAATACCAGAGTGGACAGGGGTGGTGTCTGAAATTGACTCTAAATGGTTGGGTACCCGGGTTTGGCCACTGGACAAAATAGAgcataaatttctaattgaaCGGGATCCTATTGGAAAGGGAAGGCAAGATTCATGTGGCTGCCAATTCCCAGGTTCCATTGCATGTGTCCAATTTCATGTAGCTGAGAAAAGGATCAGAATAAAGCTTGAATTGGGCTCAGCCTTCCAACACTGGCAATTTGATAAGATGGGTGAGGTAGTTGGACTATCTTGGTCagaggaagaaaagaagaggTTCAAGGAAATAGTGAGATTAAATCCTCCATCCATGGGTGTGCGTTTCTGGGATGAGATATTCAAGTCATTTTCTACCAAAAGCAGAGAAGATTTGGTGAGTTACTACTTCAATGTCTTTCTCCTACAGCGCAGAGCTGACCAGAATAGGCTTACTCCAAACAACATTGACAGTGATGACGATGAATCAGAATTTGGACCATTGAGTAATGGGTTTGGGCATGAAGCAATCAATTTACCAAGTTCCATCTTATATGCCCAGAACAATCCACATATGAATTTCAGGTAG
- the LOC100241363 gene encoding reticulon-like protein B1, whose amino-acid sequence MAEHAEGSGAASESLLEKITDKLQGHDSSSSGSDSDSDKPASPSPIKAKVFRLFGREKPVHTVLGGGKHADVFLWRNKKISAGVLGGATAMWVLFELLEYHLLTLVCHILILSLAILFLWSNATTFINKSPPRIPEVHIPEDPFLQAVNALRIEINCGFAVLRDIASGRDLKKFLIIIAGLWVLSILGSCCNFLTLFYITFVLLHTVPVIYEKYEDRIDPFAEKATIEIKKQYAVFDAKVLSKIPKVPLKYKKMA is encoded by the exons ATGGCTGAACACGCCGAAGGTTCGGGTGCCGCATCTGAATCCTTGCTGGAAAAGATTACCGACAAGTTGCAAGGCCACGATTCGTCATCGTCCGGCTCCGATTCCGATTCTGATAAACCAGCGTCGCCGTCCCCCatcaaagccaaggtttttcGCCTCTTTGGACGGGAGAAGCCGGTCCACACAGTTCTCGGCGGAGGAAAAC ACGCTGATGTATTTTTGTGGAGGAACAAGAAGATCTCTGCCGGAGTACTTGGCGGAGCCACTGCCATGTGGGTGCTTTTCGAATTGCTTGAATACCATCTCCTCACCCTTGTTTGCCACATTTTGATACTCTCTCTTGCAATCCTGTTCCTTTGGTCCAACGCCACCACCTTCATCAACAA GTCTCCACCTCGCATCCCGGAAGTTCATATTCCAGAAGATCCATTCCTGCAGGCTGTCAATGCATTGAGGATTGAGATTAACTGTGGTTTTGCTGTGTTGCGGGACATCGCATCTGGAAGAGACTTAAAGAAATTCCTTATT ATTATTGCTGGCCTGTGGGTACTGTCGATCCTGGGGAGTTGCTGCAATTTCTTGACCTTGTTTTACATAA CTTTTGTTTTGCTGCACACTGTACCAGTTATTTATGAGAAGTATGAAGATCGCATTGACCCATTTGCGGAGAAGGCAACAATTGAGATCAAGAAGCAGTATGCAGTATTTGATGCCAAGGTTCTGAGCAAGATCCCTAAAGTACCCTTGAAATACAAGAAGATGGCTTAG
- the LOC100251632 gene encoding large ribosomal subunit protein uL5c, with the protein MASPALLQSNASSFHGQFPLASSPFSVRLPYGNPRNGCGFSVKALSEIVLVEKSEAVKTNRLKTTYLEKIVPLLKEEFSYQNMHEVPKIEKIVLNCGIGDASQNAKGLEAAMNELALIAGQRPVKTRARASIATFKLREGQPVGIAVTLRGNMMYSFLDRLINLGLPRTRDFQGVNPNSFDGHGNYSIGMKDQSVFPEIRFDILGRARGMDVCITTTAKTDKEGQQLLALMGMPFREGGGSTVVQRKKKLKAHHFDSKSKGRARR; encoded by the exons ATGGCGTCTCCCGCGCTGTTGCAGTCTAATGCGTCCTCGTTTCACGGTCAGTTCCCACTTGCCTCATCTCCCTTCTCTGTGCGTCTCCCGTACGGAAACCCTAGGAATGGATGCGGGTTTTCAGTGAAGGCTTTGTCTGAGATTGTATTGGTGGAGAAATCTGAAGCGGTGAAGACTAATCGACTCAAAACCACCTACCTTGAGAAGATAGTTCCATTGCTCAAGGAGGAGTTCTCCTATCAGAACATGCATGAG GTTCCAAAGATCGAAAAGATTGTTCTGAACTGTGGTATTGGAGATGCTTCACAGAATGCAAAGGGTTTAGAAGCAGCCATGAACGAGCTGGCTCTTATTGCAGGGCAGAGACCTGTAAAGACACGTGCAAGGGCATCCATTGCCACCTTCAAGCTCAGGGAAGGTCAGCCTGTTGGGATTGCTGTCACACTTAGAGGAAAT ATGATGTACTCATTTCTGGATCGGCTCATCAACTTGGGGCTTCCCAGAACTAGGGATTTCCAGGGTGTGAATCCAAACAGCTTTGATGGGCATGGGAACTACAGCATTGGCATGAAGGATCAGAGTGTGTTCCCAGAGATCCGGTTTGATATTCTTGGTAGAGCAAGGGGAATGGATGTCTGTATAACGACCACTGCTAAAACAGATAAAGAAGGGCAGCAGCTACTGGCTCTCATGGGGATGCCTTTCAGAGAAGGCGGCGGCTCCACTGTCGTGCAGAGGAAGAAGAAGCTCAAGGCTCATCATTTTGATTCCAAATCAAAGGGAAGGGCCAGGAGATAA